The proteins below come from a single Chitinophaga pinensis DSM 2588 genomic window:
- a CDS encoding exopolysaccharide transport family protein, producing the protein MDIIYFVKALLKKKWWIIVSTIIAIVAAFVFTLGKPRMYASVTQIATGFTVNDQVKLRDENVNIFEADVKFDNAIETINSPVVIGMLSYNLLLHDLTTTKPYVQLEANDLKSEAYRKVDKQAAVTILRNKLDSLQVLSSYNPVERDILGYLKLYGYDYEAIRKHLNAGRVQRTDYLEIVYTAENPEQAAYTVNTVYREFIRYYRSMRSERSVESVESFDQLAVQKKAELDKKVEALRAYKASEGLLNVETASGNELDLIKQFEKGLSDEQANYNTITSSLESVNGRLASANAGKTVYTNANSEIIELRKQINDLNDDLTQKGGNDDAMRTKLAGLRSQLQKKLGAATSGTQSATTKDALIQEKANLEAQQNASRLNMKNLQSQIYKLRGSVGSYANKEATVSSLQSEVDMAQEEYNKLKEKLNAAQDNQTTPDLNFKQVLKGQPAFKPESSKRVIIMGMAGISVFLLTSFIVLLLEFLDGSLKSPSVFEKHLDLRLISSVNHADLNKYSILEVLQRTTLPDKTTKQRQNTFRELLRKLRYEVESSGKKSFLITSTESRQGKTTLTQALAYSLSLSNKNVLVIDTNFCNNDITVQMEAAPTLESFSVPPTELSIDKVKEIVTTYAVSGIEVIGCKGGDYTPSEILPKNNLLNYLPFLTHHYDFILLEGAPLNDYTDSKELAQYVDGVIAVFSSKLSLTQIDRESTQFFETLGDKFVGAVLNNVQEEYLEL; encoded by the coding sequence ATGGATATAATATATTTCGTTAAAGCCCTGCTGAAAAAGAAATGGTGGATCATCGTAAGTACCATCATCGCCATTGTTGCCGCGTTTGTTTTTACCCTCGGCAAACCCCGTATGTATGCCTCAGTAACCCAGATAGCAACCGGATTTACCGTTAATGACCAGGTGAAACTCCGTGACGAGAATGTGAACATATTTGAAGCAGACGTAAAATTTGACAACGCGATCGAAACCATCAACTCACCGGTGGTGATCGGAATGCTGTCTTATAACCTGTTACTCCATGATCTGACTACGACCAAACCATACGTACAGCTTGAGGCGAACGACCTGAAATCAGAAGCCTATCGTAAGGTAGACAAACAGGCGGCAGTGACCATCCTGCGTAACAAGCTGGATTCATTGCAGGTGCTCTCCTCTTATAACCCGGTAGAACGCGATATCCTGGGATATCTGAAACTATACGGATATGACTACGAAGCCATCCGCAAACACCTGAATGCAGGTCGTGTACAACGTACCGATTACCTGGAGATCGTGTATACTGCGGAAAATCCTGAGCAGGCAGCTTATACTGTAAATACCGTTTACCGCGAGTTTATCCGCTATTACAGAAGCATGCGCTCAGAAAGATCTGTTGAAAGTGTTGAATCTTTCGATCAGCTGGCTGTTCAGAAGAAAGCCGAACTCGATAAGAAAGTAGAAGCACTGCGTGCCTATAAAGCATCTGAAGGACTGCTGAACGTTGAAACAGCCAGTGGTAACGAACTGGACCTGATCAAACAGTTTGAAAAAGGACTGTCTGATGAACAGGCGAATTATAATACCATTACCTCTTCCCTGGAAAGTGTAAATGGTCGCCTTGCCAGTGCCAATGCGGGGAAAACTGTTTATACCAATGCTAACAGTGAGATCATCGAATTACGCAAACAGATCAATGATCTGAATGACGACCTGACTCAGAAAGGAGGTAATGATGATGCCATGCGCACTAAACTGGCTGGCCTTCGTTCCCAACTGCAAAAGAAACTGGGCGCTGCTACCTCCGGCACACAGAGCGCTACCACCAAAGATGCGCTCATTCAGGAGAAAGCCAACCTGGAAGCACAACAGAACGCTTCCCGGCTGAACATGAAAAATCTCCAGAGCCAGATCTATAAACTAAGAGGTTCTGTAGGTTCCTATGCCAATAAAGAAGCAACTGTAAGTAGCTTACAGTCTGAAGTGGACATGGCACAGGAAGAGTACAATAAACTCAAGGAAAAACTGAATGCGGCACAGGACAACCAGACTACACCTGACCTGAACTTCAAACAGGTACTGAAAGGTCAGCCGGCATTTAAACCGGAGTCTTCCAAACGCGTAATCATTATGGGTATGGCAGGTATTTCCGTATTCCTGCTGACGTCCTTTATTGTATTGCTGCTGGAATTCCTGGACGGTTCCCTGAAGTCTCCTTCCGTATTTGAGAAACACCTGGACCTTCGTCTGATCAGCAGTGTCAACCATGCTGACCTCAATAAATACAGCATCCTGGAAGTATTACAGCGCACCACGTTGCCTGATAAAACAACCAAACAACGTCAGAACACTTTCCGTGAACTGCTGCGTAAACTGCGCTATGAAGTAGAAAGCAGCGGTAAGAAGTCATTCCTTATCACGAGTACGGAATCCCGCCAGGGTAAGACCACGCTGACACAGGCCCTTGCCTACAGTTTAAGTCTGAGCAACAAGAATGTACTGGTGATAGATACCAACTTCTGTAACAACGATATCACGGTACAGATGGAAGCTGCGCCAACACTGGAATCATTCTCTGTACCGCCAACTGAGTTGAGTATAGACAAGGTGAAGGAAATCGTAACAACCTATGCAGTATCTGGTATTGAAGTAATCGGTTGTAAGGGTGGCGACTATACCCCATCTGAAATACTGCCGAAAAATAATCTCTTAAATTACCTCCCCTTCCTCACACATCATTATGATTTCATACTGCTGGAAGGCGCTCCGCTCAACGACTATACCGACAGTAAAGAGCTGGCGCAATACGTAGATGGCGTAATCGCTGTGTTTTCGTCCAAGTTGTCCCTTACCCAGATAGATCGTGAATCCACACAGTTTTTTGAGACACTTGGTGATAAATTCGTGGGAGCCGTACTTAATAACGTACAGGAAGAATACCTCGAATTATAA
- a CDS encoding fibronectin type III domain-containing protein: MKRTVHLLIGILMLFAGTAHAQQALNPADPIVVYNSASPPTAPAFGRIGKWVKTTRMGWNTSDFKCYIYKGLNFRLKFPKTYQHNVADGKKYPIFVFLHGRGEGGTVYDNEYQLLHGGQNFETQTDNGNFDGFLFYGQTADGNWGNGQFDIIKELLDSLSIQVKGDLNRVIVNGLSAGGYGSWAFSERYPQYFAAVMPMSGIANGDATTDNINKLKFTSLWYFQGGLDNAPAPYTANTVVTAYQNAGADLKYTLYPNLGHGTWNTAWAEPDFVPFMNRANALNPWPLTGRSEFCPGETFSLVIGIPPGFSAYEWQKDGNTIPNATGNSITVNSLGTYAVRVKRTANGAWSEFSPTPLVIKTKTATVTPPISIDSLATNILPAPDGSTTVTLQLPAGYASYEWRTVGGTTSLGNTNTLTVGVGQYIARVTEQFGCASSFSSPYKVIAAAGTNLPDAVGGATVTSVSQTQLTLNWTDKANPQNNETGFEIYRTTTPGNNYKLVGKVAADILAFNDNGLASNTKYYYVIRPVNANGAGPVSTEASGTTQTDGVKPTAPQNLLVTNTTTSSVSLSWTAATDDVGIAGYDIYVNNAKAYSVDGTQLTMVTYGLTDRKVYNFYVVAKDAAGNLSAPSNQVTAATVNKGLAYKYYEGTYSTLPNFNNLTPLETGRSANTDITVRNRETNYAIMWTGFITIPVSGTYYFGTNSDDGSKLWVNIPYSYSGTSTVNNDGAHGTTQVSSAAINLNAGVYPITAAYFQGTGGQAMNIRWRSTALNINSLTNIPDQYLGDTLTMPGNAPTAPVIFGATAPAFNKVNLSWTDNSNNETGFELYRSATATGTYSVIGKTNANATSLVDNTVAANTRYYYKVRAIGQFGESAQSTGYPWLAVYPFNNAVSDISINANNGTANAMTYTTTDEIEGTHAAVFNGTSAYVTIGGSSSGFLHDAFSGRTVSMWIKPTVTDNNRILLDMGGSDNGLALRINANKLEAGIANNSVRTLISTAFTSTNWTHVALVFSGSGSTGVLRMYLNGDLAGTLNTNYSSVGTTTNNSRLGSNNGTNAFNSTGTFYRGNMDNVAIIGQALTQAEISQLAAQNLPFYSVVTPTLPAAPAAPSNVAANAASPSSIILSWTNTNNDVNTKGFDIQRSFGTSNTFVTVKSLDTVVAGTNNYTDTALYANQQYVYRVRAKGDGGTSAYSSNATATTGNNRPVIQDIANQSARYDVETRIPVVATDPDEDAITLSGANLPSFVTLASDAQGSFLKVTPNVGLQGSYPNLAVIATDAFGGKDTVTFNLTINDNYSPIITSIANVSLNEGDVQQLSLAAADQNASDALTWSGVSLPSFISISGNNRSATLNINPGYADAGVYNVKVAIVDGNGGTDNKTFTVTIADKDPNYKFFVRFKHQTDAPAPWNNITTVSTSNLKNDKGETTNVGLQLLTGNWYSWNEGAVTGNNSGVYPDVVLREYYFFGSYPGIFNSDNSINGKLTGLDATRKYSFKFFAGSSWSVQANNGTTIFTMNGVSKPIDVQGNTTVTANFDNIAPNAQGEINFNMAVANGTQVGYLGAIEVNAILDDGTVPAAPKDLTAAEANGNVSLSWTNIAYNATGYRVHRATDSLGTYSLLGSLNSATANAYVDSTVHGNTHYYYKISASNSAGVSTGYSNIAGVNVPVKPPHINDIADIKLKADASAQFNVQAQGDLGNTVTLTVSGLPAFGNFTDNGNGAGTFSFNPTANNLGSYAVTLTATDNQGAASSSTFNVLVSDKNTKSIYFNFSSSNPAATPWNNVAGFPYAGTRFTNALDESGFATGINMTFVENWENDATAAGMSTYDNSGIYPDNVMRSAVYDSRNITHTVRLSGLNNAKRYNVVFFSSLNFGVAAKARFTIGTDSVVIDPSYNTSLTKQINGVTPNANGEINILVNKTQAGYYMYMNTLVLEEYDALQTPVVNPLNLRAGATGAKSIKLDWADRANNETGYQVWRAISGGSYSLVTTLAANTVTYTDNNLSVNQKYYYKVRATSLLGNSDYSNAAAATTPGFSVQVNFSELLVAPAPWNNTGMRPQSGTVISNMKDGQSNTTGIGITILENFDGMYSAGVNTGNNSGVYPDNVMVENYGLFPGNHADFNITGLNQTLKYDLVFFGSSTEWEDITGKYTVNGTRMALLNASMNKSGVVTIRDISPDANGKIHIDVDPGTATSRYGLIAALTIRGHIDPATQNEDGPVDPQELGARLTLGDNTVAVSAPAVALINKTADFGDTKVYPNPFDNQFNVDIVLKAETAVRIEIFDMAGRLMYSDYKGSVPAGNSTLRINTGSRISAPGLYLLRISGKNGETKMVKLVKH; this comes from the coding sequence ATGAAAAGAACTGTACACTTACTTATCGGCATTCTGATGCTCTTTGCAGGTACGGCTCATGCGCAGCAAGCCTTGAACCCTGCAGACCCCATTGTTGTGTACAACTCAGCCTCACCCCCAACAGCGCCTGCTTTCGGCCGCATCGGGAAGTGGGTTAAAACCACCCGTATGGGCTGGAATACCTCCGATTTCAAATGCTATATTTACAAGGGACTTAACTTCCGTCTCAAATTTCCTAAGACCTATCAACATAATGTTGCTGACGGAAAAAAGTACCCTATTTTCGTTTTCCTTCATGGCCGTGGTGAAGGTGGTACCGTTTACGACAACGAATACCAGCTCCTGCACGGTGGCCAAAACTTCGAAACCCAGACGGACAATGGCAACTTTGACGGATTCCTCTTTTATGGACAAACTGCTGATGGAAACTGGGGCAATGGCCAGTTTGACATCATTAAAGAATTACTGGACAGCCTCTCCATCCAGGTAAAAGGTGACCTGAACAGAGTGATCGTAAACGGTCTCTCTGCCGGTGGTTACGGGTCCTGGGCTTTCTCAGAACGCTATCCACAATACTTCGCTGCTGTAATGCCAATGAGTGGTATTGCCAATGGCGACGCCACAACCGACAACATTAATAAACTCAAATTTACCTCCTTATGGTACTTCCAGGGAGGTTTGGACAATGCACCCGCTCCTTACACCGCAAACACAGTTGTTACGGCCTATCAAAACGCCGGAGCAGATCTTAAATACACCCTTTATCCCAATCTTGGACATGGTACCTGGAACACAGCCTGGGCGGAACCAGACTTTGTGCCATTCATGAACAGGGCAAACGCACTGAATCCATGGCCGCTGACAGGTCGTTCTGAATTCTGTCCCGGTGAAACCTTTAGCCTGGTAATTGGTATCCCGCCAGGTTTCTCCGCATACGAATGGCAGAAAGACGGCAACACCATCCCTAACGCTACCGGAAACAGTATTACCGTTAATTCACTCGGTACTTACGCTGTAAGGGTAAAAAGGACTGCTAACGGTGCATGGTCAGAGTTCTCCCCTACCCCACTCGTTATTAAAACAAAGACGGCTACAGTAACGCCGCCTATCTCTATAGACAGTCTTGCCACCAATATACTGCCAGCTCCGGATGGCAGCACCACCGTTACACTGCAGCTGCCTGCTGGTTATGCCTCTTACGAATGGCGTACAGTAGGTGGTACCACCAGCCTGGGTAATACCAACACCCTGACGGTTGGCGTAGGTCAGTATATCGCACGTGTGACAGAACAATTTGGTTGCGCAAGCAGCTTCTCCAGCCCTTACAAAGTAATTGCTGCAGCTGGTACGAACCTGCCGGATGCAGTAGGCGGCGCTACTGTGACTTCTGTTTCACAGACACAGCTGACCCTCAACTGGACAGACAAAGCAAATCCTCAGAACAATGAAACTGGTTTTGAAATCTATCGCACTACTACTCCTGGCAACAACTATAAGCTGGTAGGAAAAGTAGCCGCCGATATATTGGCGTTCAACGACAATGGATTAGCCTCCAACACAAAATATTATTATGTTATCCGTCCTGTAAATGCCAACGGCGCAGGTCCGGTTTCTACGGAAGCATCTGGTACTACCCAGACCGACGGTGTGAAACCAACTGCTCCGCAAAACCTGTTAGTGACCAACACTACCACCAGCTCGGTTTCACTTAGCTGGACTGCCGCTACTGACGATGTAGGCATTGCCGGATATGATATCTATGTAAATAATGCCAAAGCTTATTCTGTTGATGGTACACAGCTCACCATGGTGACCTACGGTCTGACCGACAGAAAAGTGTATAACTTCTATGTAGTAGCCAAAGATGCGGCGGGGAACCTCTCCGCTCCTAGCAACCAGGTAACTGCTGCTACCGTGAATAAAGGTCTTGCCTACAAATATTACGAAGGCACTTATTCCACTCTGCCTAACTTCAACAACCTGACACCGCTTGAAACAGGCAGATCTGCCAATACCGATATTACAGTAAGAAACAGGGAAACCAACTACGCGATCATGTGGACTGGTTTCATCACCATCCCTGTTTCCGGTACTTACTACTTCGGCACCAACTCTGACGACGGTAGTAAACTTTGGGTAAACATCCCTTACAGCTACAGCGGTACTTCTACTGTAAACAACGACGGTGCACACGGTACCACGCAGGTGAGCAGTGCTGCGATCAACCTGAATGCAGGTGTATATCCGATCACTGCCGCTTACTTCCAGGGCACCGGCGGCCAGGCAATGAACATCCGCTGGAGATCAACAGCTCTGAACATTAATAGCCTTACCAATATTCCTGATCAGTATCTGGGCGATACCCTGACTATGCCAGGCAACGCACCTACTGCACCGGTAATATTCGGCGCTACCGCTCCTGCTTTCAACAAAGTAAATCTGAGCTGGACTGACAACAGCAACAACGAAACAGGCTTCGAACTGTATCGCAGCGCTACTGCTACCGGTACTTATTCCGTAATAGGAAAAACGAATGCCAATGCAACCTCCCTGGTTGATAATACGGTTGCTGCCAATACCCGCTACTATTATAAAGTACGCGCAATAGGTCAATTCGGTGAATCTGCACAGTCCACCGGTTATCCATGGCTGGCAGTATATCCCTTCAACAATGCCGTATCTGATATCTCCATCAATGCAAATAATGGTACTGCGAATGCAATGACCTACACGACCACTGATGAAATAGAAGGTACACATGCAGCGGTATTTAATGGTACCAGCGCTTATGTTACCATCGGCGGTAGCTCCAGCGGCTTCCTGCACGACGCATTCAGCGGTCGCACAGTGTCGATGTGGATCAAACCGACAGTAACAGACAATAACCGCATCCTCCTGGATATGGGTGGCAGCGACAACGGTCTGGCACTGCGTATCAATGCCAATAAACTCGAAGCAGGTATCGCTAACAATAGCGTCCGTACCCTGATATCCACTGCCTTCACCAGCACCAACTGGACACATGTGGCACTGGTATTCTCCGGAAGCGGCAGCACCGGTGTACTCCGCATGTATCTGAACGGTGATCTGGCAGGTACCCTGAACACGAACTACAGTTCGGTAGGTACAACGACCAACAACTCCCGCCTGGGTTCAAACAATGGTACCAACGCATTTAACTCTACAGGTACCTTCTACAGGGGTAACATGGATAATGTGGCCATTATCGGTCAGGCACTGACACAGGCTGAAATCAGCCAGTTGGCCGCCCAGAATCTGCCATTCTACAGTGTGGTAACACCAACACTGCCTGCAGCTCCTGCGGCTCCTTCAAATGTCGCTGCCAATGCAGCCTCTCCATCCAGTATCATACTGAGCTGGACCAATACCAATAACGACGTAAATACCAAAGGCTTCGACATTCAGCGTTCCTTCGGTACCAGCAATACTTTCGTAACTGTTAAGAGCCTCGATACCGTAGTTGCCGGCACTAATAACTATACGGATACAGCGCTGTATGCAAACCAGCAGTATGTATACCGTGTACGTGCGAAAGGCGACGGTGGTACCTCCGCTTACTCTTCCAACGCCACAGCGACTACCGGTAATAATCGTCCGGTAATCCAGGATATCGCTAACCAGTCAGCCCGCTATGATGTGGAAACACGTATCCCGGTTGTGGCAACTGATCCGGATGAAGATGCGATCACCCTGTCCGGCGCTAACCTGCCTTCTTTTGTAACACTTGCTTCCGACGCACAGGGTTCCTTCCTGAAAGTAACACCGAATGTTGGTCTGCAGGGTAGCTACCCTAACCTGGCAGTGATCGCGACAGACGCATTTGGCGGTAAGGACACGGTTACCTTCAACCTCACCATCAATGACAATTACAGCCCTATCATAACCTCAATTGCCAACGTTTCCTTGAATGAGGGCGACGTTCAGCAGCTATCGCTTGCAGCTGCTGATCAGAATGCATCAGACGCGCTCACATGGTCTGGTGTATCTCTGCCCTCATTCATTTCTATCTCCGGTAACAACCGTTCTGCTACCCTGAACATCAATCCTGGTTACGCAGATGCAGGTGTGTACAACGTGAAAGTGGCCATCGTAGACGGTAATGGCGGTACTGACAACAAAACATTCACCGTTACCATTGCTGATAAGGATCCGAACTACAAGTTCTTCGTTCGCTTCAAACATCAGACAGACGCACCGGCTCCATGGAACAACATCACCACGGTGTCAACCAGCAACCTGAAAAATGATAAAGGCGAAACTACCAATGTTGGTCTGCAGTTACTGACGGGCAACTGGTACTCCTGGAACGAAGGTGCTGTTACCGGTAACAACAGCGGTGTCTACCCTGACGTAGTACTGAGAGAATACTACTTCTTCGGTTCTTACCCTGGTATCTTCAATTCTGATAATTCAATCAACGGTAAACTGACTGGTCTCGACGCCACCAGGAAATACTCTTTCAAATTCTTCGCAGGTAGTTCCTGGTCTGTACAGGCAAACAACGGTACTACAATATTCACCATGAATGGCGTAAGCAAACCGATCGATGTACAGGGTAATACCACTGTCACTGCAAACTTTGATAACATCGCGCCTAATGCACAGGGTGAAATCAACTTTAACATGGCAGTTGCCAATGGTACACAGGTAGGTTACCTGGGCGCTATCGAGGTGAATGCCATCCTGGACGACGGTACGGTACCTGCTGCGCCTAAAGACCTTACCGCTGCAGAAGCAAATGGTAATGTATCCCTGAGCTGGACAAACATCGCTTACAATGCTACCGGCTACAGAGTACACCGTGCTACAGACAGCCTTGGCACCTACAGCCTGCTGGGCAGCCTGAATAGCGCAACTGCTAATGCTTATGTGGACAGCACCGTGCATGGTAATACTCACTATTACTACAAGATCAGTGCTTCCAACTCTGCTGGCGTATCTACTGGCTACAGCAACATCGCAGGTGTGAATGTTCCGGTTAAACCGCCACATATCAATGATATCGCTGACATTAAACTGAAAGCTGATGCATCCGCACAGTTCAATGTACAGGCACAGGGCGATCTGGGTAACACCGTAACGCTGACTGTAAGCGGCCTGCCTGCCTTCGGTAACTTTACCGACAATGGTAATGGCGCCGGTACCTTCAGCTTCAACCCGACCGCTAACAACCTGGGTAGCTATGCAGTAACCCTGACAGCTACAGACAACCAGGGCGCAGCGTCCAGCAGTACCTTTAACGTGCTTGTTTCAGACAAGAATACCAAGAGCATCTACTTCAACTTCTCATCCAGCAATCCGGCTGCTACTCCATGGAACAATGTGGCAGGATTCCCTTACGCTGGTACAAGATTTACCAACGCACTGGATGAATCAGGTTTTGCGACCGGTATCAACATGACATTTGTTGAAAACTGGGAAAATGATGCTACCGCTGCCGGTATGAGCACTTATGACAACTCCGGTATCTATCCGGATAACGTAATGCGCTCTGCGGTATATGACAGCAGAAACATTACCCATACAGTAAGACTGTCCGGTTTGAACAATGCGAAACGTTATAATGTTGTGTTCTTTAGTAGTCTGAACTTCGGTGTGGCTGCCAAGGCGAGATTCACCATCGGCACTGACAGTGTGGTAATTGATCCGTCATACAATACCTCTCTGACTAAACAGATCAATGGTGTGACGCCAAATGCCAACGGTGAGATCAACATCCTGGTGAACAAAACCCAGGCCGGCTACTACATGTATATGAACACACTGGTACTGGAAGAATACGACGCCCTTCAGACACCGGTTGTGAATCCGCTGAACCTCCGTGCAGGAGCGACCGGCGCGAAATCAATCAAACTGGATTGGGCTGACAGAGCAAACAACGAAACAGGTTATCAGGTATGGCGCGCCATTTCCGGTGGCAGCTACAGTCTGGTAACTACACTCGCAGCAAATACCGTAACTTACACCGACAACAACCTGAGCGTAAACCAGAAATACTACTATAAAGTACGCGCTACAAGTCTGCTCGGTAACTCCGATTACAGCAACGCAGCTGCGGCGACTACTCCTGGTTTCAGCGTACAGGTGAACTTCAGTGAACTGCTGGTAGCTCCTGCCCCATGGAACAACACAGGTATGCGTCCACAGTCCGGTACAGTGATCAGCAACATGAAGGACGGACAGAGCAACACAACCGGCATCGGCATCACCATCCTGGAAAACTTCGATGGTATGTACTCCGCAGGTGTGAACACCGGCAATAACAGTGGTGTTTATCCTGATAACGTAATGGTTGAAAACTACGGTCTGTTCCCTGGTAACCACGCAGACTTCAACATCACCGGACTGAACCAGACACTGAAATATGACCTGGTATTCTTCGGTAGCTCAACTGAGTGGGAAGACATCACCGGTAAATACACTGTAAACGGTACACGGATGGCATTACTGAATGCTTCTATGAACAAGAGCGGTGTAGTAACCATCAGAGATATCTCTCCTGATGCAAATGGTAAGATTCACATCGATGTTGATCCAGGTACTGCTACATCCCGTTACGGTCTGATCGCTGCCCTGACTATCAGAGGCCATATCGATCCGGCTACACAAAATGAAGATGGTCCGGTTGATCCGCAGGAACTGGGTGCAAGACTCACACTCGGCGATAATACAGTAGCAGTTTCCGCTCCTGCTGTAGCCCTGATCAACAAGACCGCTGACTTCGGAGACACTAAGGTTTATCCGAATCCATTTGACAATCAATTTAACGTTGATATAGTACTGAAAGCTGAAACAGCAGTAAGAATAGAGATCTTCGACATGGCTGGCCGACTGATGTACTCAGATTATAAGGGCTCCGTTCCTGCAGGTAACAGTACCCTGCGCATTAATACCGGTTCACGGATTAGTGCTCCTGGTCTCTACTTGCTCCGCATTAGCGGTAAGAACGGGGAAACCAAGATGGTTAAACTGGTAAAGCATTAA
- a CDS encoding glycosyltransferase family 2 protein, giving the protein MTVISLIFWCSIFLVCYSYVGYGLLLYIVIKIRRYFVKIQHIGDDAPYTPEVTFMVAAYNEAAFIKEKILNTLSLNYPEDKMQIIFVTDGSSDDTNNIIRSYPRITLLYEPERKGKTMAVNRAMKHVKTPFVVFSDANTLLNNDVALCLMRHFKDETTGAVAGEKKILVADQAEAEGAGEGMYWKYESLLKKWDAELYSVMGAAGELFAVRTALYEDIPADTILDDFMISFGINKKGYRVAYAPDAYAQETPSASLEDEYKRKVRIAAGGFQSMSRLMDLLNFFRYPKITWQYVSHRVSRWTAAPLCLLLALLTNIILCVTGAPFVYWLFLAAQIVFYGMALVGYVLAKRQVKSKLFYIPFYFVFMNVAVYQGFGRFLRKKQSAVWDRSQRQLTVG; this is encoded by the coding sequence ATGACTGTGATCTCACTGATTTTCTGGTGCAGTATTTTTCTTGTTTGCTATAGCTATGTAGGCTATGGACTGTTACTATATATAGTAATTAAGATACGTCGTTATTTCGTAAAAATCCAACATATTGGAGACGATGCACCTTATACCCCGGAAGTAACATTTATGGTGGCTGCTTATAATGAAGCCGCATTTATAAAAGAAAAGATCCTGAATACACTTTCATTGAATTATCCGGAAGACAAAATGCAGATCATCTTTGTGACAGACGGGTCTTCCGATGATACCAATAATATAATAAGGAGTTACCCGCGTATTACCCTGCTCTACGAACCAGAGCGTAAAGGGAAGACCATGGCGGTTAACCGCGCCATGAAACACGTAAAGACCCCCTTCGTTGTTTTCTCTGACGCCAACACCTTATTAAATAACGATGTAGCACTTTGCCTGATGCGTCATTTTAAAGATGAAACTACCGGTGCGGTAGCAGGCGAGAAAAAGATACTCGTGGCTGACCAGGCAGAAGCCGAAGGCGCCGGAGAAGGAATGTACTGGAAATACGAATCCCTGCTGAAAAAATGGGATGCAGAATTGTATAGTGTAATGGGGGCTGCCGGCGAACTGTTTGCCGTGCGTACCGCTTTATATGAGGATATTCCGGCGGATACCATCCTGGATGACTTTATGATCTCCTTTGGTATTAATAAGAAAGGATACCGGGTGGCTTACGCCCCTGACGCCTATGCCCAGGAAACGCCTTCTGCCTCGCTGGAAGATGAATATAAACGTAAAGTGCGTATTGCAGCCGGCGGTTTTCAGTCCATGAGCCGTTTAATGGACCTGCTGAATTTCTTCCGTTATCCAAAAATCACCTGGCAATATGTGTCGCACCGGGTATCACGCTGGACGGCCGCTCCCCTATGCCTGTTGTTAGCACTACTTACTAATATCATCCTCTGTGTTACCGGAGCTCCTTTCGTATATTGGTTGTTTCTTGCAGCACAAATTGTTTTTTATGGCATGGCTTTAGTAGGATATGTGCTGGCCAAACGGCAGGTAAAAAGTAAATTATTCTATATCCCTTTTTACTTTGTCTTTATGAATGTAGCTGTGTATCAGGGTTTTGGCCGTTTTCTGAGAAAAAAACAATCTGCCGTATGGGACCGTTCGCAACGGCAGCTGACAGTAGGCTGA
- a CDS encoding response regulator, giving the protein MVLDRLVILNWLKVKKTVLIIDDSLPIRYLLEVMLNRTYNVVSACDGLAAMAWLKNGNIPDLVITDLQMPNINGWELIEFMTESNLYQHIPLMVLSGVHDTKESFANIRPGNIKTIIKKPFDPVILLDTIDHVLKAQHVPAFS; this is encoded by the coding sequence ATGGTATTGGATCGATTAGTAATATTAAATTGGTTAAAGGTGAAAAAAACAGTTTTAATAATAGATGATAGTTTACCCATCCGATATTTACTTGAGGTAATGCTAAACAGAACATACAACGTCGTATCAGCTTGCGACGGTCTGGCTGCAATGGCTTGGCTCAAGAATGGCAACATCCCCGATCTCGTTATCACAGACCTCCAGATGCCAAACATCAACGGATGGGAACTCATAGAGTTCATGACAGAGAGCAATCTGTACCAGCATATACCTTTAATGGTGCTTTCCGGTGTACACGACACTAAAGAATCTTTTGCAAACATCCGCCCCGGAAATATCAAAACGATTATCAAAAAGCCTTTTGATCCGGTTATCTTACTGGATACAATTGATCATGTATTGAAAGCGCAGCATGTCCCTGCTTTCTCTTAG